TCCTTTAATATAAACCATTTCCGAGATTTTTAACGTATCCACATTTTTTTCGTTTTCACCAGCATATTCCTTTAAGGCGATAGCATCATTCACTAATCTTCCAGTAGGAAGGTTATGGGTTATTTTTACATAATCTGAATGGACCCATCCTTTAACATTGTTACTTAAAATAACTTCATACCATTCAGCAGATTCTCCGATAATCGTAACAATATGTCCACTTGAAACATTGGTAATTACATTATCGTTGAGAGAAGGTCCTACTCTTACTCTCAATCCATCCCCCGTTATTTCACCTTTTTTTATTTTGTTCTCTCTATAGTTGGCATCCGTTATAATAGCTTCCTGTGAAGAAATCCAACCTTCTCCTTTTCCATTGGATAATTCCACCAAATACCATTCATCTAATATTTCTTTTATCATAACTTTACTACCGATGTTTAACTTATCCAATTCCTTGCTATTACCAAATTTGTCTTCTCTAATGATAGCTTGCGTACTAATGATTGTACCACTATAGTCAAGCCCTGATGCAAATGTAGTCGTAAATATGGAAGATGCCAGTGCCATACACATGACAAACCTTCTTCTTTTCATACTAATGATAATCATCTCCTAACCTAATCAGTACCATAACAAATCTACTATAGGTAATTCGACTTAAAGTAGGATTGTCCTTCTTTTTTTTGTTTATTTTTTATACCGAATCAAAACTTTCTAAGGAACAGCTCCGTTTATAGCATCACTTCCCAGTTATGGTAGACGTTTTGAACATCATCGTTATCTTCCAGCATATCGATTAATCGGTTCATTTTCTTAATATCATCTTCACTTTGTAATTGGGATAGGGTTTGCGGAATATAGGAAATATTTGCCTCTAATAATTTATATCCTGCCTTTTCAATCCCTTCCTTTACACTGTGAAAATCTTCGATACTTGTAATGACCTCATATGCATCTTCCTCAGAAATAAAATCTTCTGCACCAGCTTCTAAGGATACCATCATTAGCGTTTCCTCATCGATATGATCTTCTTTTTCTATAATAATCTGTCCCTTTTTATCAAACATAAAAGAAACACAACCGGTAGAACCTAAATTTCCACCATTTTTATCAAAGGCGTGTCTTACATCTCCAGCAGTTCTATTCCTATTATCTGTCAGTACTTCAACAATAACAGCTACACCGCTCGGTCCATAGCCTTCATATACAATTTCCTCGTATTGATCTGAGCCACCTTCGCCTGTACCTTTTTTGATTGCTCGATCAATATTATCATTGGGCATATTTTGAAGCTTTGCTTTATCGATAGCATTTTTTAAAGCCGCGTTATACTCTACATCGCCGCCGCCTTCTCGTGCAGCAACAGAAATCACTCGAGCTAATTTCGTATATATTTTTGCTTTTTTAGCGTCCTGTTTTGATTTTCTATCGATGATGTTACCAATTCTTCCCATTATTCCATCTCCTTAGTTATCTTTCATGATGTCACGATGTACACCATATATAATTTCTAAAAAAATTTTAGCATAACTTAAATCATCATGCAATTTATTTATTCTCTACAGAATATGCTTTATCCAATTTTAGGTGATGGTGGCATTGTTCTTTTATGGGCAGAATTTCTATGAAGCCTTTCAATTACAGTTAAATCCTTTTCTGGAATTGCCTTTCCCTCTAAAAATTCATCAATATATTTATAGCTTGTTCCCATTTCTCCTTCATCCGTTTGACCTTCCCACAGCCCTGCAGACGGTTCTTTCTCAAGTACTTCTTTCGGAACCCCCAGTACCTTTGCCCATTCATATACTTCATATTTTTTCAGAGAGGCGATCGGTAAAATATCCACACCACCATCCCCATATTTCGTAAAATATCCCGTATAGATTTCAGCAGCATTATCGGTACCAACGACCAAATAGTTTAAATTATTGGCAACGGCATATAATGTACTCATTCTTAATCGAGCCCTTAAATTTGAATCCATGGCTCTTTCCATTCCTGTATTGAATAAGTTTTTATTATTTAATTGATGCACTACTTTATTTGCTACAGTATTATGCTCTTCTCCTAAATCTATTTCTATGTATTCTATCCCACAAGCCTCTGCTGTTAGGATGCCATGCTCCACATCTTTTGTACTACTCTTAATGGGAAGTATGACTCCCAGCGAATTTTCCGGAAATGCTTTTTTTATTAAGCATGCAACTACAGCGGAATCTATTCCACCAGAAATTCCAACGGTTAATCCTTTTGCTCCAGCATTTCTCACCTGTTCCCTTAACCATTCTACTACCTGATCTATATTTTTTTGTATATTTTGAGTCATTCAAAACACTCCATTCATTCTATATTATTTATTGTATTATACCATAAAACCTATGGTTTTTATCCATTCCTGTAGCGAAAGAATATCTTCACTTTATTTGGACAAAATACTCTATATTACCTTTAAAGCTAGGAGCGATGGCATGAACAAGGTTTCTCATTTTACATTCATCATTTTAATTGGTTTTACTTCTGGCATCGTCAATGGATTATTCGGTGCCGGTGGTGGAACCATTGCCGTACTGGCTCTTACACTTATTTTTTCCGTTAGTCAACATAAAGCGCAGGCTACAGCCATATCGATCATTCTACCCCTATCTTTAATCAGTGGTTTTATATATTACAGAAGTGGATTTACAACAATGGAAACTACCGTCAAAGTTGCCATTGGCGGAGTAATTGGAAGCTACATCGGTTCCAATTTGCTAAATAAAATACCAGAAAATTACCTTCGAAAAATTTTTGGTGCTTTCATCATTGTTTCTGCTTTAAGGATGGTGTTTTAATGCTCTTTATCTTGTTAGGGGTAATGGCTGGTTTAATTGGCGGAATGGGAATTGGGGGCGGAACTATACTGATCCCTTCTTTAATATTTTTAACAGATTTAAATCAGCAGACGATTCAAAGCATTAATTTGATATCTTTCGTTCCGGTTGCAATTGTTGCTTTGTTTGTGCATTTCAGAAAAGGTAATATCGTATCGAAGCTGAGTATTCCACTGATTGGCTCTGGTATTTTAGGTACGATTATCGGATCGAAATTAGCGCTGAAATTATCCTCTGTAATTTTAAGAAAATGGTTTGGTGGATTTTTGTTGGTCATAGGACTCTATGAAGTTTTTTTTAAGGGCACAAAAAAGAAATGAGACCACTATTTTAGTGGTCTCCTCCGAGTGCTACTAGCACGCAATCATAAAATACAATTTTCATTCCTTTTTCCTCTGCAGTATCTATTACATCTTCATCGAATGTTCCTGGCTGAAACCATACATACTCAATACCAAGTGCCCCTATCTCCTCTAGTGCTGCCTTGGATAACTTAGGATTCACGACCATATTGATACATTCTGGTTTCTCTGGCAATTCTTTTAAACTTGGATACAGTTGATCGCCATCAATACTTTCATATTTAGGATTCACTCCATAAACTGTATATCCATGATCTTTTAACTTTTTATAAATTTTATATCCAAATTTTTCTGGATCTGGTGTCGCACCAATCACTGCCCACACCTTTCGATCCAACATCTCTTTTTTTACTACTTCTATTGCATCCATGTAGAGCCCTCCTTAAATTTTATATAGTTATTATGTACCCAAATATTTTATGTTTATATAGGAAAAATATTTATTATTCTTCTTTTAATATGTTACGGAACTATAATTTTACCATCAATTTCCGTTAGATACTCTTGTTCTATGGATTCTAGGGTGCTTCTTCCATTGGTCCATTCAATAATTTGTTCCTTAAATTGCTGTATTCTAGGAACTTCTATGTATAGGTAGAAATGTACTGAATCATCATATTCCGTGGTCTTTATTAGATAACCATTCTGTAATATCTCATTTTGAATTTTTCCAAGCATCGTGTAATCTATTTTGATATGTACCAGCTCATATAATCGTTTTATGATTATTTTAGCTGCATCCAAACCGACTTTAGCACCCTTTGTATAGGCTCTAACCAAACCACCTGTACCCAGTTTGATTCCACCAAAATACCGAGTTACAACAACCACAACATCCTTTAGTCCCTCTTTTTTTATAACTTCTAAAACAGGAATTCCTGCAGTACCGGAAGGCTCACCATCATCACTATACCGCTGGATTTCATTGTTCTCTCCAAGGATATAGGCAGGAACATTGTGCGTTGCATTCCTATGCTTCGTTTTGATGCTATCTATAAAGGCAATGGCTTCTTCTTCGCTATTAATAGGCGCTGCATACCCTATAAATCTTGATTTATCTATAATAATTTCTGCTTCTCCATATTCTAGTAAAGTTCTATATTCTTTCAGCATATACGACCAATCCTTTTTTTCATTATAGTTCTATCATACCATATTTAACCTTTCAATAAAATAAGGAAGTAGTTTCCTACTTCCCCACATCATCGTATATTCAATTATGATATTAACCTACTTCAATCAGCTCATTGACTCGTTCTTGCTCTTTTTTCATTATTTCTTTGTATTTCCTGTAAGAAAGATTAACTAATGATCGATCCTGACTATAAGTGATCATTTCTAATGCATTATCAATGGTATAGAATCCACCATCTTTAAATCCTGATTCTTTGTCGACTTCAAAGGATTTATTTGGTGCATGCATGATAAACCAAGTTATTTTATTGCATACCGGTTGTTTTCTCGTAACAGAAAAAAATTCGTAACTAGTTTCACCTGCTGTGGATAGAATCTCTGCGTCAATGCCAGCTTCAGCTTTTACACGGCACAACGCTACATCCATAGAAAGATCACCATTACGAATTACACCTTTCGGTAAAACCCATTCATTTTTTTCATTCTTTAAGATAAATACCTGATTTGCATAAAATACAACGCCACCTGCGCAGTTTCTAAAAATCATTGGACGAATCCTCCTTCCGATTATCTTAGTACTAGTATATACTAAATATTAGAAATTTACAACTTTTTTCAGAATATTTTAATTTATTTTCTAATTTCTTTCTATTGGATCTTTTCGTCTGGATTCGATGGCATGGATTGCCTCTTCATAGCTTCTTCGTACATAAGGCAATTCCTTTGGATTGTTTAATAGACCATTTAACCTTCTTATGGTCTTTTCATTCCCGATTTCCTTCAATGCTTTCGCTGCATACTGCCGAACCTGTGGTTTTACATCCTGTAGTCCTCTATGTAAGATATCCACGCTCTGTACGGATCCTATTTTACCTAAGGCGGAGCACACCATTCTGCGTACTCCACCGTGTTTGTGAGAAATTTCGTTATGTATAACCGGGGTTAAGGATTCCTTCTTTATTTCTCCAGCAATCCACAAAGCAATCATTTTATCCTCTGCATTCTCAATCATTGGAATTTTTTTCAGTAAAAAAGTTGCAAGCTCTATGCGCTCTGTTTCATCTAAGGAGTTCAATATTTCTATTCTTTCATCTTTTGTTCCTGCCAGTAAGCTTATAAAGAAATGATCGTCTATTTTATGTTGTGTCGAATTTATAAAAGTATCTTTTTCTTCCTTCATAAGAATCCCCCAAAAAGTACATTAATTTAGTTTATAAGGCTCGTATTTATGGTAGTACATATTCTCTAATCTTGCGTTCACTTGTGTACCGCCTTCTACGTATTCCGTCGAAAGAACAATCCCTTCCTTATGTAAGCTCGATAGAAGGTTCCCTTTGTCGTATGGAATTAATAAATCTACTTCAATAATATCGGGGCCAATTTCTGCTCTGATTTTTTCTATTAATACATCTATATTCTTATGGGTTACCGCAGAAATATGGATGCAATTTTCTTCCTTAGGTAAAAGAGCTTCATCCGATATCTTATCGATTTTGTTATACACTGTAATAATATTTTTGTTTTCTACACCAAGGTCGTTTAAAACCCCCAGCGTTGTATCTTTTTGTAAATTATATTCTTCGTTGGATGCATCAATTACATGAATCAATAAATCTGCATATTTTACCTCCTCCAGTGTTGCTTTAAATGCATTCACTAAGGCATGGGGCAACTTACTAACAAATCCAACGGTGTCCGTCAATATAAAATCTAGTTTATCTGGGAAAGATAGTCGTCTTAAGGATACATCCAATGTAGCAAATAGCATATCCTCAACGTATACTTCCTTCGTATCGTCATGATGGTCGCTGAGTTTCAGAAGCGTGTTCATAAGTGTAGATTTCCCTGCATTTGTATACCCTACCAAAGCCACAATAGGAATTTCCGATTTACTTCTCTTACCTCTCTGCACCTCTCTGTTTTTCCGAACTTCCTTTAATTCGCTTTCAATATCATCGATTCGCTTCAGTATATGTCGACGATCGGTCTCTAATTTCTTTTCTCCAGGTCCTCTTGTACCAATACCAGCTCCTTGTTGTGAAAGCTGCCGTCCTAATCCGATGAGCCTTGGCATTCTGTATTTTAGCTGAGCCAACTCCACTTGCAGCTTCCCTTCCTTCGTACTGGCTCTCTGTGCAAAAATATCTAAAATAAGGGCAGTGCGATCGATGACATCAACACCGATTTCTTCCTCTAGGTTTCTTATCTGCGACCCAGACAGCTCATCATTAAAAATTACCATATTGGCTTCTAGGTTTTCGCAGAGTTCCTTTATTTCTTCGACCTTCCCTTTTCCTATAAAATAGGTTACATCAACGGCTGGTCTACTTTGAATGGCAGTAGCTAGAACCTGTGCACCAGCAGCTTTTGCAAGTTCCTCTAATTCCTCCATAGACACTTCAATATCTATTTTTTCCCTTTTTCCAGTATTATTCAGTCCTACTAGTATTGCTTTCGTGATCTCTTTATCCTCTATATTCTCTATCTCCATCAGTGCTTTCCTCTCCTTTGTTTCAGCAGAATGCTTCTTATTCAATTAAAATCGTCTATTAACATTATAACCGATTCTGAGAATATATAACATAATTATTCATAAGGCTCCACAAAGTTTGACATCTCATCTCCAGGTACATTGACGTAATTCATCGGCACTTTTCCTACAATAATCGTTTCTGCTATTGGGAAATACGTTGTAACCTTTATGGTATTGGAGCTGAACGGCACCATGACCCTTACACTGGTATTGATAATTAAATAGATTCGATGTCGTGTTTGGTTGATTCCTGACTCTTCAAATTCAGTTCCAAAATTTACATTGACCATTCCCAGTGGCGTTACTGTCAATTTCATCTTCGGTCCATATTGTGCAAATAGTTGGCTCCCAAAGGCATTTCCTAGGGGTATTCGGTCGGATGTGGTCTGTATCTGTTTAAGATATCCCTGTATTGTCAAAGCTACATCTGAAGCTACTTTATTCATGAGAAATGTATTCGCTTGCATCAGCGTAACATTTCCTTCTTCATCCTCTTTTACAAAAATTAAATCTTGATAACGTATATCCTCCTTTAATACATTGCTGATGGATTCATTAATCGCCCTTGTCGTGATTTCTTGTGCCTTTAATTCTCCAATGGCCTGTACACTGGGCGTAATTTTACGATCTATATACACAAAGGAAGAGATTAAGATTAAACTCACGATGAGCATCATCCCTAAAATTTTAATTCTTAAATATTTTCGCTTACTAGATAATATACGGCCCAAAAATATCACCTCAGCTTATTATATTCCTGGTGCAGTGTACTTGTTCTTACTACATTCAAGATATAATGTATACTTTACACAAACTATGATATAATTGTAATATTAATGCCTATATGCTATATTAATATGGTGGTATTTTTATTCATTTGGCATCCTATGAAATTTGGTCTCCAAAACTGTCGGATTTACTCTTTATGGAGGTGTGAACAATGTCAGAAAAAAAATCTAATAACCAAACTGACAAGAAAAATAATAAAAAGCAAAAAAGATTAAGTATTTTTAGATTAATCGTAGTTGTAGTTATATTAGTAGGTTTTATTGCCGCTGGTGCCATTGGCGGTATCGTAATGGGTATTATAAAGAATACTGAACCGATTGATCCTACAGGTATATACGATATGTTGGATGAAAGCTCCTTTATTTACGACTCAGAAGGTCAACTGATAGAAAAGATAGAGTCCAATAATTTTAGAATTGTAGTGGATTACGCGGATATGCCGGAAGACTTAAAAGATGCTTTCGTTTCTATTGAGGACGAGCGTTTTTGGACTCATAAAGGAGTCGATATCAGACGTATGTTTGGCGCACTTTGGACAAACATACGAAAAGGCTCTCGACAAGGTGCCAGTACCATTAACCAGCAATTAGCTGTAAACTTATATTTGGAGCGTTCCGACTCTTCTTATACAAGAAAAATTAAAGATATCTACTATGGTATCATTTTAGACCAACAGCTGTCAAAGGAACAGATTTTAGAAGCTTATTTAAATACCATTTATTTAGGAAGCGGTGCCCATGGCGTACAGGCCGCTGCACAGGTATATTTTTCAAAGGACGTTAAAGATCTTACACTGGCAGAATCTGCATTGATTGCTGGTATTACTAAATTTCCATCGAGAAATACACCGATCATCACTTTGAAAAAAGAAGATGTTAAAGAGCATCACATCGTCTTAGATGATTCAGATCCTCAATATACTATAATAATGAATGAAAAAATTGATGAATACGTTATTCATCGGCAAAAATTAGTGCTTAATTCCATGAAAAGATTAGGTTATATTACCGAAGCTGAGTATGACCAAGCCCTGAATGAAGATGTTAAATCCAGTCTAAAACCAAATCGACGAATCGATGAAAACATCTCTTCTTTCTTTGGAGACCTGGTCAAAAAAGACGTTATGAAGGCTTTAGAAGGTGTGGGCTATTCTCAAGAAGAAGCCTTTGACATGCTTTATTCCGGAGGACTTAGGATTAATAGTACCTTAGATACCAGAATACAAAAAATTGTAGATGAAGAATTTTCTAAATCCAATAATTTCCCCAAAATAAGTGGCTCTGATAGAGCAGCTTTATTGGCAAAAGACGGATTTACCGAAGATGAACAAAAAAACATCCTGGATGCTGCTGGTCAAATACAACCGCAGTCTGCTATGGTTATCAGCGATCCTACAACTGGTGAAATCAAAGCCATTGTTGGTGGTCGAATGACCTCTGGACAAAGAATATTCAATAGAGCACTCAGTCCTAGACAGCCGGGTTCATCTATTAAACCGATCGCAGTGTATGCACCTGCTGTAGAGCTTGGTTATTCACCAGGGACTATAGTCGATGACATACCTGGTTATTTTAACAGCGCCTCTCCTAACTCACCTTGGCCAAGAAACTTTTATAAAAGCTATAAAGGTCTCATTACCTTCCGTGAAGCTGTGGAGCGTTCAGCCAACGTAATTGCTGTTAAACTAGCAGCCACTATGAATGGAGATCGAAATTCCTCCATCAATACCATGATTAGCTATATGAAAAATATGGGGATCACTACGATTCATGATAAAGAAAATCCACTAACTGTGAATGGAAAGCGTTATACAGATGAAACACTGTCCACTGCTTTGGGTGGTATGACAAAGGGTGTTAGCCCACTGGAAATGAATGCTGCCTACAATGTATTAGCCAATGGTGGTACTTACACAAAGCCAACCACTTTTACGACAGTCTATGATCGACACGGCAATCTAATCTTAGAAAATAAACCGGAGCAACATAGAGCCATTACTGAACAAACTGCTTTTCTTGTAACGGATATGCTTCGCGGTGTTGTTTCTTCTCCGAGAGGTACCGGTAGAGGTGCTAGCATCGGAAGCATGCCGGTAGCTGGTAAAACAGGGACAACGGATGATCAAAAAGATGCTTGGTTTGTGGGTTATACACCTTATTATTCTGCTGCTGTTTGGATTGGCTCCGATCAACCTGTAAGCTTAGGTACAGGTAGCCCTGCTGCTGCAAAGCTATGGAGCACAGTAATGAAGAAAGTCCACGAAGGACTTCCCGTTAAGGATTTTGAAGAACCAAGTAATATAAAGAGAGTTAGTATATGTTCTGTTTCCGGAAAAATGCCTACAGAATATTGTGCATTGGACCCTAGAGGAAGTACTGTTATCACAGAATTATTTGTAGAGGGTACACAGCCTACCGAATACTGTGACGTACACGTTCGTGCAGAAATTCACGTGCCTACTGGAAAATTGGCTACAGATTTAACGCCGTTCTGGCAAGTAGAATCTAGAATATTTGTTCAAAGACCAATACCTTACATTCCATCAGAAAATGGTGGTATTGTTCCAGAAGATTATATCTACGAGCTGCCTACTGAATACTACGATGTTTTAAAAGATGGACTAGGAATCACTTTCCCGAATAACAATGGAAATGATCCAGATGAGGAAATCCCATCGAACGACAATGAAGACAACAATAATGCGAATTTCCGTCCTGGCGATTAGATTCTTTCTATCAGTAAAATTAAAAAAGTCATCCTTAAGAAAATTAAGGATGACTTTTTTATTCCGGTTAGAGCATCAAATGCTCTAACTAAAACTTTATAATAAATTTTATCTTATGGCTTCGTCTTTGGATTAAAAAACACTGCCATCAAATACCCAAATACAATGGCCGCCGTAATACCACCGGCTGTAGCTGATATTCCTCCAGTAAAAGCGCCTAGGAGCCCATCTTCTTTCACTGCTGAAATCGTTCCCTTTGCCAAAGCATATCCAAATCCAGGTATTGGTACAGTTGCACCTGCGCCTCCGAATTTTACAATAGGCTCATATACACCTAGTGCTCCTAATATTACGCCTGTTGTTACAAATAATACTAATACATGGGCAGGTGTAAGTTGTGTCTTATTAATTATAATCTGACCGATGACACAAATTGCTCCACCTACAATGAATGCCTTGATATATTCCATATGAACATCTCCTAATTCAATTTATTTTCTATCGTAACAGCATGAGCGATACTAGGAATAGATTCTCCTTGTAAAGAACTTGTGGATGATAGCAATGCTCCTGTCGAAACGATCAGTATTTTATTTAACTTTTTAGCTTGTAACTCTTTGTACAGATATCCGCAGGATACAACTGCCGAACAACCACAGCCGCTTCCTCCTGAATGTGTGTCCTGCCTTTCATTATCAAAGACCTCTACACCACAGTCTTTAAAGACCTTAGACATATTATAGCCTTCTTTTTGCAGTAGCTCCATAGCAATTTCATGACCAATAATGCCCAAATCCCCCGTAATAATAAGATCGTAATCCTCTGGCTTAAATCCAGTGTCGGTGAAATGTGCTCTTATTGTATCGACTGCTGCTGGTGCCATGGCGGCACCCATATTCGCAGCATCTTTGATTCCAAAATCGATAACTTTTCCAGTGGTAACGTAAGTAATGTAAGGGCCTTCGCCTACAGAAGAAATGATAGTAGCACCAGCGCCCGTAACTGTCCACTGTGATGTAAGGGGTCTCTGATTTCCAGACTCTAATGGAAATCGATATTGTCTCTCTGCAGATGAAAAATGGCTGGATGTTGTAGTAATTACTTGATCTGCATATCCACCATCTACAATCATAGAGGCTAAGCTGAGGGATTCTGTAAAGTTAGAGCAAGCTCCATACAAACCGAAAAAAGGAACCTTCATATCTCTAGCCGCAAAGGATGTAGACATAATTTGATTCAGTAAATCTCCACCAAACATATACTCCATATCATCTAAAGTTAAATTAACTTTTCCCAAGGCAATATTTGCTGCTTCCTTTACCAATGCACTCTCTGCCATTTCCCAGCTATCTTCTCCCAATAAATCATCCTGCACGATCTTATCAAAGTATTGTGCAAGCGGTCCATCGCCCTCTTTTGGTCCAACAATAGAACCTGCGGAAATAATGGAGGGAGGATTTAACAATTTAATCGTTTGACTGCCTATCTTTTTTACTGCCATAACGAAACACCTCCTAGTGATTAAAAATATAGTATAGTACGCCTATTATGGCTGAAGATCCTATGCCATATACCAGTACTGGGCCTGCCAAAACAAACATCTTGGCTGCTACACCCATGATAAAACCCTCTTTCTTGAATTCCATTGCAGGTGCAACAATAGAGTTTGCAAATCCAGTAATTGGTATTAGGGAACCAGCACCTGCCCTTTTTCCAATGACATCATAAACGCCAATGCCTGTTAGAAGGGCTCCAATGAAAACCATGATTAAAGTTGTAATATTACTTACATCCGTATGGGAGTAATCATAAATAGATTCAATAACATTGTGGATCACCTGACCAATGGTACAGATTGCTCCACCAGAGAAAAAAGCCCAAATACAATTTTTTAAAATATTAGGCTTTGGAATTTTAGTATCTACATAATTTTGATAGGCCTTATTTTTGTTCGATTGATCTTTTGACATTGACATCACTCCGTATTTAAATTATCTAAGTTCATTTAATATTTGTTTGTTTTCAATATGTTCTACATTTAAAGCACTCTGTTTATTTCCAAATTGATGAATCAAACTCTTTTCCTCTATATTTGATATCTTCGATAGATCGAATTTCTTTATGGAATAATATCCATGGGAATCTTCCATGCCATCACCTCATTTATATTAAAAATAAACCAACCAGTTTAACAATGAGCCGATTACCTTTCCAAATATTAAAGAATATATGATGTAGGTTGTATATCCTTGTAACTTGAATCTCCTTATTAATACTGGAATCACATTTAGAACCTCCGCTAAGGCAGATGCCAGCATTCCTATAAATATTCCCATGCTAAATCCAATTAGAACGACTAGAATGCCCATATTGATTTTAATCTCTGCAAGAGATAGGTAAGAAGCCAAAACTGAAGCGATTACAATGATATCTTCGTATAATTTAACATATTGATAGGTATTCGTTAGCTGCGAAAGCCTGGGAATTATTTGCAAAACAGAAAGTAATGCCACAATTCCTGCACCTACCATGATTCCATTAGAAAAACCTATGACAGGTATCGTTATATATTTCATTTTTACCCCCTATTGCTGCTCATGAGTCTTATTTTTTATATATTCATCAACACTTTGCTGATAAGAGTACATTTCCATCTCCAATGGAGTAGGTTCATCATCTATTTTTTTCTTAAATATATGGTTAAAAAATACTGCCATTCCAACACCAATCCCTAAGGAGTATGGGATTTGCAGCAATAAGGGGCGTTCAGACTCCTCCCCTGTCATCACCTTATAGATCACCTTATGGGACTCTTTCATATCTACATCTGAGTGAAAATTAATAATAGCAGTGACGGCCCCTATAAACAACAAGAAGCTTACAAGTGCTACTCTTAAAATTTTATATGGATCTTCCTTTGTTTTATCATTCAGTTCTATTAGAATCTCGGTTTCTCCTATCACAACAATCTCATAGTTTGGTATTTCTTCTTTTATAAACGTTACAATTACTAAAATAGAAATCAGATGAAACTGTTGATTCTTCGTATCCACAGGATAGTTCATATTTTCCAATTTAGTCTTTATTTCTTTATCTGCAGAAATTTCTACCATATCCTTTAATAATACGGCACTATTTTTAGGCACCATAATTTTTCCTTTGGACCTTAGAAAGATTTGATTATTCTTTTCCATGATGGATACTCCTTATACAAGCTTTTGAACTAAAAACTAGATCTGCCTTTTCGGGAACTTTATTCACATTTTTATTTGAAAAAATATACCAAGCGCCAAAAGAAATTACTACTACTGCTAAAAAAAATAATATACTTTTATTTTTCTCTAAAATATATAGCATATCTTCACCATCCTTCACTTTTATTATTTACTATTTTTATTTTTTAATTCTTCTTTATGCTTTCTTATTTCGCAGTCGTACAAATTTGGCGTTGGTTGCATTTGACCTACCATCAATT
Above is a genomic segment from Alkaliphilus oremlandii OhILAs containing:
- the nadE gene encoding NAD(+) synthase, which produces MTQNIQKNIDQVVEWLREQVRNAGAKGLTVGISGGIDSAVVACLIKKAFPENSLGVILPIKSSTKDVEHGILTAEACGIEYIEIDLGEEHNTVANKVVHQLNNKNLFNTGMERAMDSNLRARLRMSTLYAVANNLNYLVVGTDNAAEIYTGYFTKYGDGGVDILPIASLKKYEVYEWAKVLGVPKEVLEKEPSAGLWEGQTDEGEMGTSYKYIDEFLEGKAIPEKDLTVIERLHRNSAHKRTMPPSPKIG
- a CDS encoding YebC/PmpR family DNA-binding transcriptional regulator, coding for MGRIGNIIDRKSKQDAKKAKIYTKLARVISVAAREGGGDVEYNAALKNAIDKAKLQNMPNDNIDRAIKKGTGEGGSDQYEEIVYEGYGPSGVAVIVEVLTDNRNRTAGDVRHAFDKNGGNLGSTGCVSFMFDKKGQIIIEKEDHIDEETLMMVSLEAGAEDFISEEDAYEVITSIEDFHSVKEGIEKAGYKLLEANISYIPQTLSQLQSEDDIKKMNRLIDMLEDNDDVQNVYHNWEVML
- a CDS encoding C40 family peptidase, coding for MKRRRFVMCMALASSIFTTTFASGLDYSGTIISTQAIIREDKFGNSKELDKLNIGSKVMIKEILDEWYLVELSNGKGEGWISSQEAIITDANYRENKIKKGEITGDGLRVRVGPSLNDNVITNVSSGHIVTIIGESAEWYEVILSNNVKGWVHSDYVKITHNLPTGRLVNDAIALKEYAGENEKNVDTLKISEMVYIKGYQDKWYNVITSSNKEGWVESKYVSVQNTNVNRSSSGRNAFEDIEAIATKYLGKKYVSGGNGPNGFDCSGFTSYILKTYYSDYLNAKGIKQLPRTATGQAGIGTTVNRGELEIGDLVFFDTSGKIGNDIGHVGIYIGNGRIIHASTSRRQIVIDSLSDRYYSTRYMKAIRL
- a CDS encoding YigZ family protein, which encodes MLKEYRTLLEYGEAEIIIDKSRFIGYAAPINSEEEAIAFIDSIKTKHRNATHNVPAYILGENNEIQRYSDDGEPSGTAGIPVLEVIKKEGLKDVVVVVTRYFGGIKLGTGGLVRAYTKGAKVGLDAAKIIIKRLYELVHIKIDYTMLGKIQNEILQNGYLIKTTEYDDSVHFYLYIEVPRIQQFKEQIIEWTNGRSTLESIEQEYLTEIDGKIIVP
- a CDS encoding sulfite exporter TauE/SafE family protein codes for the protein MLFILLGVMAGLIGGMGIGGGTILIPSLIFLTDLNQQTIQSINLISFVPVAIVALFVHFRKGNIVSKLSIPLIGSGILGTIIGSKLALKLSSVILRKWFGGFLLVIGLYEVFFKGTKKK
- a CDS encoding CoA-binding protein, whose amino-acid sequence is MDAIEVVKKEMLDRKVWAVIGATPDPEKFGYKIYKKLKDHGYTVYGVNPKYESIDGDQLYPSLKELPEKPECINMVVNPKLSKAALEEIGALGIEYVWFQPGTFDEDVIDTAEEKGMKIVFYDCVLVALGGDH
- a CDS encoding sulfite exporter TauE/SafE family protein, with amino-acid sequence MVFIHSCSERISSLYLDKILYITFKARSDGMNKVSHFTFIILIGFTSGIVNGLFGAGGGTIAVLALTLIFSVSQHKAQATAISIILPLSLISGFIYYRSGFTTMETTVKVAIGGVIGSYIGSNLLNKIPENYLRKIFGAFIIVSALRMVF
- a CDS encoding NUDIX domain-containing protein, with the translated sequence MIFRNCAGGVVFYANQVFILKNEKNEWVLPKGVIRNGDLSMDVALCRVKAEAGIDAEILSTAGETSYEFFSVTRKQPVCNKITWFIMHAPNKSFEVDKESGFKDGGFYTIDNALEMITYSQDRSLVNLSYRKYKEIMKKEQERVNELIEVG